A genomic segment from Salvelinus alpinus chromosome 8, SLU_Salpinus.1, whole genome shotgun sequence encodes:
- the LOC139582490 gene encoding adhesion G-protein coupled receptor G2-like isoform X1, translating into MELKIWAALSFLVILLWSPTCPAKNQQPSCESMDCLNKDKNILIVDAGFTGTLNKCCGNASKTNKAIPQTTCSVSFNTSGISFQKNCKAVDFWMQNVNTSYLLYTPKKYAKKENELSVCVMVGWNCSETLDSLRTNITASKRKWPSIESQKTNCSVSCFSTSERCSTFAYNEEACKNFKNQDKLIINVTAPGTLCFNCNEPFKDPAEKLPPPAIFNTGNGVHIDGEKASKAMKDIASLVNMMNESSASVTMGSVTGVIVKPKERTDVEEVSFGYSSNSGIKIVEDRKSLGGFSRSVTVTKEAFEKAYNLSNGTAFAGVFRFPNMSTDVNNSTVLHNEVVAIEMGSIIANLTDNINLNFLNVQKWGAIPSCQSWNGEGSQPNWTDYGCLTIVKGDNITCQCTHLTFFAVLMSPPNQTISDGDMNSLTYITYVGCGVSMFFLGVVLFMHFLIKKAKSSNTTQILIQLFLSMFMLNITFLTNGWVASLRSPVGCQVMAAAMHYSMLATFTWFAVEAFHLCQQLYKAGSAPIPRYVMKVCIAGWVLPSTVVIILFSLGKYGKQIIYTDGGKEVYMCWILDIDVHYIVNIGYYALVFLFTFTTFIVVLSWLVHLKSTKSKTKSGMDQAQQQGTDTKDIVTVMGLCCLLGITWSFAFFAHGVLKVPSFYIFTILNSFQGFFLFLYYYNTSRVIGETTKDNGTSSKSSTMSVTVNTTLENPYFDLGQHHPGEPLPIKTNPQS; encoded by the exons ATGGAGTTGAAGATTTGGGCGGCTCTGAGCTTCCTGGTCATTCTTCTTTGGAGTCCTACTT GCCCAGCAAAAAATCAACAACCATCATGTGAAAGCATGGATTGTCTGAATAAGGATAAGAATATTTTGATAGTTGACGCTGGCTTCACAGGTACCCTGAACAAATGTTGTG GAAACGCATCTAAGACCAACAAAGCCATACCTCAAACAACGTGCAGTGTTTCATTCAACACTAGTGGTATTAGCTTTCAGA AAAACTGCAAGGCTGTGGACTTTTGGATGCAGAATGTAAATACATCTTATCTCCTGTACACGCCGAAGAAGTACGCGAAGAAGGAAAAtgaattgtctgtgtgtgtgatggttgGATGGAATTGCAGCGAGACACTGGACTCACTCAGGACTAACATTACAG CTTCAAAAAGGAAATGGCCTTCCATCGAGTCTCAGAAAa CCAACTGCAGTGTCTCCTGTTTCAGCACCTCTGAACGTTGCAGTACATTTGCATATAATGAAGAGGCCTGCAAAA ACTTCAAAAACCAAGATAAGCTCATCATCAACGTAACAGCACCAGGGACACTCTGTTTCAACTGTAATGAACCATTCAAAGACCCTGCGGAAAAGTTGCCTCCTCCAGCGATCTTTAACACTGGAAATGGAGTTCACATCGATGGTGAAAAGGCTTC GAAGGCTATGAAAGATATCGCCTCTCTGGTCAATATGATGAATGAGTCCTCAGCTTCTGTGACGATGGGCTCGGTCACTGGGGTCATAGTGAAGCCCAAAGAGAGGACCGACGTCGAGGAAGTCTCCTTTGGGTACTCTTCCAACTCCGGCATTAAG ATTGTGGAAGATCGGAAGTCTCTGGGTGGCTTCTCAAGGTCTGTAACAGTCACAAAGGAAGCATTTGAAAAGGCCTACAACTTAAGCAACGGTACTGCATTTGCCGGTGTTTTCCGATTCCCCAACATGTCCACG GATGTCAACAACAGCACAGTTCTGCATAACGAAGTGGTAGCGATCGAGATGGGCAGTATCATTGCCAATTTAACCGACAACATAAATCTTAATTTTCTAAACGTCCAGAAG TGGGGAGCCATTCCATCGTGCCAGTCATGGAACGGTGAAG GGAGTCAACCCAACTGGACAGACTACGGCTGTTTGACCATTGTGAAAGGGGACAACATAACCTGCCAATGTACACACCTGACTTTCTTTGCTGTGCTAATG TCCCCTCCGAACCAGACTATCTCAGACGGTGATATGAACTCTCTCACCTACATCACCTATGTGGGGTGTGGCGTGTCCATGTTCTTCCTGGGCGTGGTTCTCTTCATGCACTTCCTGATAAA GAAGGCGAAGTCAAGCAATACCACCCAGATCCTGATCCAGCTGTTTCTGTCCATGTTCATGCTCAACATCACCTTCTTGACCAACGGGTGGGTGGCCAGTCTGCGGAGCCCAGTGGGCTGCCAGGTGATGGCTGCGGCCATGCATTACTCTATGCTGGCCACCTTCACCTGGTTCGCCGTGGAGGCCTTCCACCTCTGTCAGCAGCTCTACAAGGCAGGCTCCGCCCCCATACCGCGCTACGTCATGAAAGTGTGCATCGCCGGGTGGG TGCTGCCCAGCACGGTCGTGATCATCCTCTTCAGTCTTGGGAAATACGGAAAACAGATCATCTACACTGACGGAGGGAAAGAGGTGTACAT GTGCTGGATCCTGGACATTGACGTGCACTACATAGTAAACATTGGCTACTATGCGCTGGTCTTCCTCTTCACGTTCACCACCTTCATCGTGGTTCTGAGCTGGCTGGTCCACCTTAAGAGCACCAAGAGCAAG ACCAAGTCGGGCATGGACCAGGCCCAGCAGCAGGGGACAGACACCAAGGACATAGTGACTGTGATGGGGCTGTGCTGTCTGCTGGGAATCACCTGGAGTTTTGCCTTCTTCGCCCACGGCGTCCTCAAGGTTCCCTCCTTCTACATCTTCACCATCCTCAACTCATTCCAAG gtttctttctgtttctctacTACTACAACACCAGTAGAGTAATTGGGGAGACCACCAAGGACAACGGAACCAGTAGCAAAAGCTCCACAATGTCCGTCACAGTCAACACCACCTTGGAGAACCCTTACTTTGACCTAGGTCAACACCACCCTGGAGAACCCTTACCAATCAAAACTAATCCCCAATCCTAG
- the LOC139582490 gene encoding adhesion G-protein coupled receptor G5-like isoform X2: MELKIWAALSFLVILLWSPTCPAKNQQPSCESMDCLNKDKNILIVDAGFTGTLNKCCGNASKTNKAIPQTTCSVSFNTSGISFQKNCKAVDFWMQNVNTSYLLYTPKKYAKKENELSVCVMVGWNCSETLDSLRTNITASKRKWPSIESQKTNCSVSCFSTSERCSTFAYNEEACKNFKNQDKLIINVTAPGTLCFNCNEPFKDPAEKLPPPAIFNTGNGVHIDGEKASKAMKDIASLVNMMNESSASVTMGSVTGVIVKPKERTDVEEVSFGYSSNSGIKDVNNSTVLHNEVVAIEMGSIIANLTDNINLNFLNVQKWGAIPSCQSWNGEGSQPNWTDYGCLTIVKGDNITCQCTHLTFFAVLMSPPNQTISDGDMNSLTYITYVGCGVSMFFLGVVLFMHFLIKKAKSSNTTQILIQLFLSMFMLNITFLTNGWVASLRSPVGCQVMAAAMHYSMLATFTWFAVEAFHLCQQLYKAGSAPIPRYVMKVCIAGWVLPSTVVIILFSLGKYGKQIIYTDGGKEVYMCWILDIDVHYIVNIGYYALVFLFTFTTFIVVLSWLVHLKSTKSKTKSGMDQAQQQGTDTKDIVTVMGLCCLLGITWSFAFFAHGVLKVPSFYIFTILNSFQGFFLFLYYYNTSRVIGETTKDNGTSSKSSTMSVTVNTTLENPYFDLGQHHPGEPLPIKTNPQS, from the exons ATGGAGTTGAAGATTTGGGCGGCTCTGAGCTTCCTGGTCATTCTTCTTTGGAGTCCTACTT GCCCAGCAAAAAATCAACAACCATCATGTGAAAGCATGGATTGTCTGAATAAGGATAAGAATATTTTGATAGTTGACGCTGGCTTCACAGGTACCCTGAACAAATGTTGTG GAAACGCATCTAAGACCAACAAAGCCATACCTCAAACAACGTGCAGTGTTTCATTCAACACTAGTGGTATTAGCTTTCAGA AAAACTGCAAGGCTGTGGACTTTTGGATGCAGAATGTAAATACATCTTATCTCCTGTACACGCCGAAGAAGTACGCGAAGAAGGAAAAtgaattgtctgtgtgtgtgatggttgGATGGAATTGCAGCGAGACACTGGACTCACTCAGGACTAACATTACAG CTTCAAAAAGGAAATGGCCTTCCATCGAGTCTCAGAAAa CCAACTGCAGTGTCTCCTGTTTCAGCACCTCTGAACGTTGCAGTACATTTGCATATAATGAAGAGGCCTGCAAAA ACTTCAAAAACCAAGATAAGCTCATCATCAACGTAACAGCACCAGGGACACTCTGTTTCAACTGTAATGAACCATTCAAAGACCCTGCGGAAAAGTTGCCTCCTCCAGCGATCTTTAACACTGGAAATGGAGTTCACATCGATGGTGAAAAGGCTTC GAAGGCTATGAAAGATATCGCCTCTCTGGTCAATATGATGAATGAGTCCTCAGCTTCTGTGACGATGGGCTCGGTCACTGGGGTCATAGTGAAGCCCAAAGAGAGGACCGACGTCGAGGAAGTCTCCTTTGGGTACTCTTCCAACTCCGGCATTAAG GATGTCAACAACAGCACAGTTCTGCATAACGAAGTGGTAGCGATCGAGATGGGCAGTATCATTGCCAATTTAACCGACAACATAAATCTTAATTTTCTAAACGTCCAGAAG TGGGGAGCCATTCCATCGTGCCAGTCATGGAACGGTGAAG GGAGTCAACCCAACTGGACAGACTACGGCTGTTTGACCATTGTGAAAGGGGACAACATAACCTGCCAATGTACACACCTGACTTTCTTTGCTGTGCTAATG TCCCCTCCGAACCAGACTATCTCAGACGGTGATATGAACTCTCTCACCTACATCACCTATGTGGGGTGTGGCGTGTCCATGTTCTTCCTGGGCGTGGTTCTCTTCATGCACTTCCTGATAAA GAAGGCGAAGTCAAGCAATACCACCCAGATCCTGATCCAGCTGTTTCTGTCCATGTTCATGCTCAACATCACCTTCTTGACCAACGGGTGGGTGGCCAGTCTGCGGAGCCCAGTGGGCTGCCAGGTGATGGCTGCGGCCATGCATTACTCTATGCTGGCCACCTTCACCTGGTTCGCCGTGGAGGCCTTCCACCTCTGTCAGCAGCTCTACAAGGCAGGCTCCGCCCCCATACCGCGCTACGTCATGAAAGTGTGCATCGCCGGGTGGG TGCTGCCCAGCACGGTCGTGATCATCCTCTTCAGTCTTGGGAAATACGGAAAACAGATCATCTACACTGACGGAGGGAAAGAGGTGTACAT GTGCTGGATCCTGGACATTGACGTGCACTACATAGTAAACATTGGCTACTATGCGCTGGTCTTCCTCTTCACGTTCACCACCTTCATCGTGGTTCTGAGCTGGCTGGTCCACCTTAAGAGCACCAAGAGCAAG ACCAAGTCGGGCATGGACCAGGCCCAGCAGCAGGGGACAGACACCAAGGACATAGTGACTGTGATGGGGCTGTGCTGTCTGCTGGGAATCACCTGGAGTTTTGCCTTCTTCGCCCACGGCGTCCTCAAGGTTCCCTCCTTCTACATCTTCACCATCCTCAACTCATTCCAAG gtttctttctgtttctctacTACTACAACACCAGTAGAGTAATTGGGGAGACCACCAAGGACAACGGAACCAGTAGCAAAAGCTCCACAATGTCCGTCACAGTCAACACCACCTTGGAGAACCCTTACTTTGACCTAGGTCAACACCACCCTGGAGAACCCTTACCAATCAAAACTAATCCCCAATCCTAG